In a genomic window of Mucilaginibacter sp. KACC 22063:
- the accD gene encoding acetyl-CoA carboxylase, carboxyltransferase subunit beta, whose protein sequence is MSWFKRESKGIITSTEEKKEAPDGIWNKCPNCKKPLHYSEQVENQYVCHYCGYHLRIGSKEYFSVLFDNNEFTELFADLRSGDPLHFVDTKKYTDRLKDTQAKTGLKDAIRAAHGKIGGQDIMIACMDFNFIGGSMGSVVGEKIARSIDYSIQNKVPFLMISKSGGARMMEAAFSLMQMAKTSAKLALLSEARVPYISLLTDPTTGGVTASYAMLGDINIAEPGSLIGFAGPRVIKETIKKDLPKGFQTAEFLQEHGFLDFIVDRREMKDKLASFLKMMAN, encoded by the coding sequence ATGTCGTGGTTTAAACGAGAATCAAAAGGAATTATAACTTCTACTGAAGAAAAGAAAGAAGCTCCGGACGGGATATGGAATAAATGCCCTAATTGCAAAAAACCATTACACTATTCAGAGCAGGTTGAAAACCAGTACGTATGCCATTACTGCGGTTACCATTTACGCATAGGATCAAAAGAATATTTCTCTGTATTATTTGATAACAACGAGTTCACTGAGTTATTTGCCGATCTGCGTTCTGGCGACCCATTGCACTTTGTTGATACTAAAAAATATACCGACCGTTTAAAAGATACACAGGCCAAAACAGGCTTAAAAGATGCTATACGTGCTGCTCATGGCAAAATAGGCGGACAGGATATCATGATTGCCTGTATGGACTTCAACTTTATTGGTGGTTCTATGGGATCTGTTGTAGGCGAAAAAATTGCCCGCTCAATTGATTACAGCATCCAGAACAAAGTACCTTTCCTGATGATCTCAAAATCGGGCGGTGCACGTATGATGGAAGCCGCGTTTTCGCTGATGCAAATGGCTAAAACTTCGGCTAAATTAGCTTTATTATCAGAGGCACGCGTACCTTATATCTCTTTACTTACCGATCCTACTACTGGTGGTGTAACTGCATCATATGCCATGCTGGGTGATATCAACATTGCCGAACCTGGATCACTGATCGGTTTTGCAGGGCCGCGTGTAATTAAAGAAACCATTAAGAAAGATTTGCCTAAAGGTTTCCAGACTGCAGAATTTTTGCAGGAGCACGGTTTTCTTGATTTTATTGTAGACCGCCGCGAAATGAAAGATAAACTGGCCTCGTTCCTGAAAATGATGGCTAACTAA
- a CDS encoding sugar O-acetyltransferase: protein MKSEKEKMLAGEPYLAYDAQLVKVRTEAKHLLRKINVEEYVFNDNVKDILKQLMPNAGDGLYIEPPFHCDYGYNIYAGSNVYFNVNCVVLDVMKVSIGNNVFFGPAVQVYTATHPLNAIERRSTEFAKPIVIGDDCWIGGGAVICPGITIGNRCVIGAGSVVTKDIPDDSLAVGSPAQVIRKIDHKE, encoded by the coding sequence ATGAAAAGCGAAAAAGAAAAGATGCTTGCAGGTGAGCCTTACCTTGCCTATGATGCGCAATTAGTTAAAGTGCGTACAGAAGCCAAGCATTTACTCCGTAAAATAAATGTGGAGGAGTATGTTTTTAACGACAATGTTAAAGACATACTTAAACAACTGATGCCCAATGCAGGAGACGGATTATACATAGAGCCGCCCTTCCATTGTGATTATGGCTACAATATTTATGCAGGCAGTAACGTGTACTTTAATGTGAATTGCGTAGTGCTTGATGTGATGAAGGTAAGCATCGGGAATAATGTATTCTTTGGCCCTGCGGTTCAGGTTTATACGGCAACACATCCGTTAAACGCTATTGAAAGGCGCTCAACAGAATTTGCAAAACCAATTGTTATTGGCGATGATTGCTGGATTGGCGGCGGAGCAGTAATTTGTCCCGGTATAACCATCGGTAACAGATGCGTAATTGGCGCCGGTTCGGTGGTAACAAAAGATATTCCGGATGATTCACTTGCAGTTGGCAGCCCGGCACAAGTAATCAGGAAAATAGATCATAAAGAATAA
- a CDS encoding low affinity iron permease family protein — translation MPKKNDNFIEKFANWATAATGSSGAFIVATSIIIIWAVTGPLFKYSDTWQLVINTGTTIVTFLMVFLIQKSQNKDSKAVHLKLNELIAAHEGASNRMVNIEDLSEHEIEQIHKFYVRLSELSKKEDNLGCTHTIDAADFNHSYKEERTRSNTNKINESKHHGSKSK, via the coding sequence ATGCCTAAGAAAAACGATAATTTCATTGAAAAATTTGCCAACTGGGCTACAGCTGCTACAGGCAGCTCGGGTGCATTTATTGTAGCTACCTCAATTATTATCATTTGGGCTGTTACCGGGCCTCTTTTTAAATATTCTGACACATGGCAGCTGGTCATTAACACAGGTACAACCATTGTTACTTTTTTGATGGTATTCCTGATCCAGAAATCGCAGAATAAGGATTCAAAAGCAGTGCATTTAAAGCTGAATGAGCTGATTGCAGCCCATGAGGGCGCCAGTAACCGTATGGTGAACATTGAAGACCTTAGCGAGCACGAAATAGAGCAGATTCATAAGTTTTATGTGCGCCTGTCTGAGTTATCTAAAAAAGAAGATAATTTAGGTTGTACACATACTATTGATGCAGCAGATTTTAACCATAGTTATAAAGAAGAACGTACACGTAGCAATACAAATAAGATAAATGAATCAAAACATCACGGTTCAAAAAGTAAATAA
- a CDS encoding GlmU family protein — protein sequence MAIILFDDTSHHTLQPLTFTRPVADLRIGILTIAEKWAKYLNTTFSYHTQPYLQVKFPMQISNDNLFINGAFCPDEQLLEATDKLQTGEALRHGEQLVAVKLKDVDAKGFNTNLQFSKVTDLQHEPVVIRHPEDIFRKNDIELRKDFALLTKGRSSAAISSTNVIIGDDFFAEDDAVADCATFNTKNGPIYLGKTSQVWEGTHIRGAFALCNNSQVKMGAKIYGATTVGPYSRVGGEINNAIIWGYSSKGHEGYLGNSVLGEWCNIGADSNNSNLKNNYDEVKLWDYSLGHYRKTGLQFCGLIMADHSKCAINTMFNTGTVVGVSANVFGAGFPKNFIPDFSWGGAEGMVPYSLNKMFETAERVFSRRAERSFNETERAILAHIYEATQPYRELYY from the coding sequence ATGGCCATCATCCTATTTGACGATACATCACATCATACCTTACAGCCTTTAACCTTTACACGCCCCGTTGCCGATTTGCGTATTGGTATTTTAACCATTGCCGAAAAGTGGGCTAAGTATCTAAATACCACATTTTCTTACCATACACAGCCTTATTTGCAGGTCAAATTTCCGATGCAGATAAGCAATGATAATTTGTTTATTAACGGCGCTTTTTGCCCTGATGAGCAACTTTTAGAAGCTACTGATAAGCTGCAAACCGGCGAAGCTTTAAGGCATGGTGAGCAGTTGGTAGCTGTAAAGCTAAAGGATGTTGATGCAAAAGGATTTAATACCAATCTTCAATTTAGTAAAGTAACGGACTTGCAGCATGAACCTGTCGTGATCCGCCATCCTGAAGATATCTTCCGCAAAAATGATATTGAGTTGCGCAAGGACTTTGCCTTGCTTACAAAAGGCCGAAGTAGTGCCGCAATCAGTTCTACAAACGTTATCATAGGGGATGATTTCTTTGCCGAAGATGATGCCGTTGCCGATTGTGCAACATTCAATACCAAAAATGGCCCCATCTATTTAGGTAAAACCAGCCAGGTATGGGAAGGTACACATATCCGTGGGGCATTTGCTTTGTGCAATAACTCTCAGGTGAAAATGGGTGCCAAAATATACGGCGCAACAACTGTAGGGCCGTATTCGCGCGTTGGGGGAGAGATCAATAATGCCATTATATGGGGCTACTCATCAAAAGGGCACGAAGGTTACTTAGGTAACTCAGTACTTGGCGAATGGTGCAACATCGGAGCCGATTCCAATAACTCTAACCTCAAAAATAATTACGACGAAGTAAAACTGTGGGATTACAGCCTTGGCCACTATCGCAAAACAGGATTACAGTTCTGCGGATTAATCATGGCCGATCATTCTAAATGTGCAATCAATACCATGTTTAATACGGGTACGGTTGTGGGCGTAAGCGCGAATGTGTTTGGTGCTGGCTTCCCTAAAAACTTTATACCAGATTTTAGCTGGGGCGGGGCAGAAGGTATGGTGCCTTACAGCCTGAACAAGATGTTTGAGACGGCTGAACGCGTTTTTTCGCGCCGTGCCGAGCGTAGCTTCAACGAAACTGAACGTGCCATTTTAGCGCATATATACGAGGCTACACAGCCATACAGAGAACTTTATTATTAA
- the prmA gene encoding 50S ribosomal protein L11 methyltransferase, translating to MNYLELVFTLGEREDYQQDLLIDALGQQGFDTFEEMETGFKAYIPETDFNQQNVDTALADYQDMFQFSYEVNTIAQKNWNEEWERNFQPMQISDQVWIRATFHEPQPQFPYEIVIDPKMAFGTGHHETTTMMMELMLKADFKGKKVLDMGCGTGILAILAAKLGADDLTAIDYDPICYDSTIENSKLNHADHITALCGSKEVIPDTQYDMILANINRNILLDQMQRYAEVLKPEGEIYFSGFYETPDLDIIKEEAAKYQMNYVSHQKMKDWVAARFIKA from the coding sequence ATGAATTATCTCGAATTGGTTTTTACCCTGGGCGAAAGGGAAGATTATCAGCAGGATTTGCTGATTGATGCGTTAGGGCAGCAAGGGTTTGACACTTTTGAAGAAATGGAAACCGGCTTCAAGGCCTACATCCCTGAAACTGATTTTAACCAGCAGAATGTGGATACAGCTTTAGCTGATTACCAGGATATGTTTCAGTTTAGCTATGAAGTAAACACGATAGCGCAGAAAAACTGGAACGAAGAATGGGAGCGTAACTTTCAGCCGATGCAGATTTCTGATCAGGTTTGGATACGTGCCACATTTCATGAGCCGCAGCCGCAGTTTCCGTATGAGATTGTAATCGATCCTAAAATGGCGTTTGGCACCGGCCATCATGAAACTACCACCATGATGATGGAACTGATGCTGAAAGCTGATTTTAAAGGCAAAAAGGTACTGGATATGGGTTGCGGTACAGGCATACTTGCTATACTGGCTGCAAAGTTGGGTGCTGATGATCTAACAGCTATTGATTATGATCCGATCTGTTACGACAGTACGATAGAGAACAGTAAGTTGAACCATGCAGATCATATCACTGCGCTTTGTGGCTCTAAAGAAGTGATCCCGGATACGCAATACGATATGATACTGGCTAATATTAACCGTAATATCCTGCTCGATCAGATGCAGCGTTATGCAGAAGTATTAAAACCCGAAGGTGAGATTTATTTCAGCGGTTTTTATGAAACGCCCGACCTTGATATCATTAAAGAGGAAGCTGCTAAATACCAAATGAATTACGTCAGCCATCAAAAAATGAAAGACTGGGTAGCAGCCCGGTTCATTAAAGCATAA
- the tpiA gene encoding triose-phosphate isomerase, with protein MRKKIVAGNWKMNLDYNEGLALFSEVVNMVKDEITGSQITVVCSPYIHLHSLAQLAKGYDKVAIGAQNAHQNESGAYTGEISAKMVRSTGAEYVILGHSERRQYFGEDNQLLAAKTDTALKNGLKPIFCIGETLEEREADQHFDVIKTQLKEGLGHLSTEQFEQVVIAYEPVWAIGTGKTASAEQAQEIHAFIRNEIAEAYNQEVADNTTILYGGSCNPKNAPELFAQADIDGGLIGGASLKSRDFTDIVKVFN; from the coding sequence ATGAGAAAGAAAATTGTTGCCGGAAACTGGAAAATGAACCTTGATTATAACGAAGGTTTAGCCTTGTTTTCTGAAGTGGTAAACATGGTAAAAGATGAAATAACCGGTTCACAAATAACTGTTGTTTGCAGCCCTTATATCCATTTACATAGCCTTGCGCAATTGGCTAAGGGTTATGATAAAGTGGCTATCGGCGCTCAAAATGCACATCAGAATGAAAGCGGTGCTTACACCGGCGAAATTTCTGCTAAAATGGTACGTTCAACAGGTGCCGAGTACGTGATTCTTGGCCACTCAGAACGCCGCCAGTATTTTGGTGAAGACAATCAGCTGCTGGCTGCTAAAACTGATACTGCACTTAAAAATGGCTTGAAACCTATCTTTTGTATCGGAGAAACATTGGAAGAACGCGAAGCAGATCAGCATTTTGATGTGATCAAAACACAATTAAAAGAAGGTTTAGGACATCTGTCTACCGAGCAGTTTGAGCAGGTTGTAATTGCTTATGAGCCGGTTTGGGCTATTGGTACAGGTAAAACTGCCAGTGCAGAACAGGCGCAGGAAATCCACGCTTTTATCCGTAATGAAATTGCAGAGGCTTACAACCAGGAAGTTGCTGATAATACCACCATTCTTTATGGTGGCAGTTGTAACCCTAAAAATGCACCTGAGTTATTTGCACAGGCAGATATTGATGGTGGTCTTATCGGTGGTGCATCATTAAAATCACGCGATTTTACAGACATTGTAAAGGTGTTTAATTAA
- a CDS encoding GNAT family N-acetyltransferase, producing MNQNITVQKVNNQEDLDKVHEVRRVVFVVEQNCPPELEWEYEDESTHFLAIVDGQPAGASRWRKTDKGYKLERFAVLQEYRGLGVGQELVKAVIADLPADANYVYLHAQIQAAGLYEKFGFEKTGPEFEEAGIRHYKMVLKK from the coding sequence ATGAATCAAAACATCACGGTTCAAAAAGTAAATAACCAGGAAGATTTAGACAAGGTGCACGAAGTGCGCCGCGTAGTATTTGTTGTTGAACAAAATTGCCCTCCCGAACTGGAGTGGGAATATGAGGATGAATCAACACATTTCTTAGCTATAGTTGATGGGCAACCTGCCGGGGCATCACGCTGGCGTAAAACGGATAAAGGTTACAAATTAGAGCGTTTTGCCGTGCTACAGGAGTATAGAGGCCTTGGCGTAGGGCAAGAGCTTGTAAAGGCAGTAATAGCTGATCTGCCTGCCGATGCAAACTATGTTTATCTGCATGCACAGATCCAGGCTGCCGGCTTATATGAGAAATTCGGCTTTGAAAAGACTGGACCAGAGTTTGAAGAAGCAGGTATACGCCATTATAAAATGGTATTGAAGAAATAG
- a CDS encoding NAD(P)/FAD-dependent oxidoreductase, producing the protein MAAADNSKFPLVVVVGGGFGGIQVAKHLANQPVEVLLLDKHNYHVFQPLLYQVATGSIEAESIAFSLRKTFEGQKNFKFRIAEVSGINTENNTINTTIGEIAYDYLVIATGSTTNFFGNKDIEHFAMPMKSIPEALNLRYLMLQNMEEAVLAKTPEERAALLNFVLVGAGPTGVELAGALAEYRNHVLCKDYPELSKDDMKVYLVDFLPKVLGPMSDEASAAAKDFLVKMGVDVLLNVKVESYDGQVIKFADGREIATKSVIWSAGVMGVVPEGIAKENLERGNRIRTNDRCVVAGTSNVFAIGDVGAMITPDTPKGLPGVAQTAIQQGEYVAKTITQIISGKPTAPFKYNDKGSMATIGRNKAVADIGKIKFQGFFAWLIWMFIHLISLLGFRNKVIVFINWLINYMHYNGGTRLIIRRFVREALPQESLEAQKKELEKQQTEVAHLPKSDA; encoded by the coding sequence ATGGCAGCAGCAGATAATTCAAAATTTCCATTGGTAGTAGTAGTTGGCGGCGGTTTCGGCGGCATACAGGTTGCTAAGCACCTTGCCAACCAGCCCGTAGAAGTACTATTACTTGATAAACATAATTATCACGTATTTCAGCCGCTGTTATACCAGGTGGCAACGGGCAGCATCGAGGCAGAATCGATTGCCTTTTCGCTACGCAAAACCTTCGAGGGGCAAAAGAATTTCAAATTCCGCATTGCAGAAGTATCCGGCATAAACACCGAAAACAATACCATTAATACCACAATAGGCGAAATAGCATATGATTACCTGGTTATAGCTACAGGCTCAACCACCAATTTCTTTGGCAATAAAGACATTGAGCACTTTGCCATGCCAATGAAAAGCATCCCGGAGGCGCTTAACCTACGTTACCTGATGCTGCAAAACATGGAAGAAGCAGTGCTGGCTAAAACGCCTGAAGAACGTGCAGCCCTATTAAACTTTGTGTTGGTAGGCGCAGGCCCTACCGGGGTGGAGCTGGCAGGTGCATTAGCAGAATACAGGAACCATGTTTTATGCAAGGATTATCCAGAGCTGAGCAAAGATGACATGAAGGTTTATCTTGTCGATTTTTTGCCTAAAGTTTTAGGGCCAATGAGTGATGAGGCATCAGCAGCAGCTAAAGATTTCCTTGTGAAAATGGGTGTGGATGTATTGCTTAACGTAAAGGTAGAAAGCTACGATGGGCAAGTTATTAAGTTTGCCGATGGCCGCGAGATTGCTACCAAGAGCGTAATATGGTCTGCAGGTGTAATGGGCGTTGTACCGGAAGGTATCGCAAAAGAAAACCTGGAGCGCGGTAACCGCATACGTACCAACGACCGTTGTGTAGTTGCAGGCACTTCAAACGTTTTTGCAATAGGTGATGTTGGTGCAATGATTACACCAGACACCCCGAAAGGCTTGCCAGGCGTTGCGCAAACTGCCATACAGCAAGGCGAATATGTAGCCAAGACAATCACCCAAATCATTAGCGGAAAGCCAACAGCGCCCTTTAAATACAACGACAAAGGCTCAATGGCAACCATTGGCCGTAACAAGGCAGTTGCCGACATTGGAAAGATCAAGTTTCAGGGCTTTTTTGCATGGCTGATCTGGATGTTTATTCACCTGATATCATTGCTTGGTTTCCGCAATAAGGTAATTGTGTTTATCAACTGGCTGATCAACTATATGCATTACAACGGTGGCACAAGGCTTATTATACGCAGGTTTGTACGCGAGGCTTTACCACAGGAAAGTTTAGAAGCACAGAAAAAAGAGCTGGAAAAGCAACAAACAGAGGTAGCGCATCTGCCGAAAAGCGACGCTTAA
- the fbaA gene encoding class II fructose-bisphosphate aldolase, giving the protein MDLKNYKGVLHGDQVQELFEAAKKHQFALPAVNVIGTNSINAVMETAKAVNSPVIIQLSNGGAQFYAGKSLDNSKLQACILGAVSAAKHVHLLAEHYGVAVILHTDHAAKKLLPWIDGLLDYGEKHFAETGKPLFSSHMLDLSEEPIEENIEISAKYLERMAKMDMTVEIELGVTGGEEDGVDNSDVDSSRLYTQPEEVAYAYDELSKVSHRFTVAAAFGNVHGVYKPGNVKLQPVILHNSQEYLKKKHNLTAEKPINFVFHGGSGSSQEEIREAISYGAIKMNIDTDMQWAFWEGIKDYYQSKEGYLQTQIGNPEGEDSPNKKYYDPRVWLRKGEETFVKRLTQAFADLNCLDVNSKL; this is encoded by the coding sequence ATGGATTTAAAGAATTATAAAGGCGTACTGCACGGTGACCAGGTGCAGGAGCTGTTTGAAGCTGCAAAAAAACACCAGTTTGCACTACCAGCCGTAAACGTAATAGGCACAAATTCTATTAACGCAGTTATGGAAACTGCTAAGGCCGTTAATTCGCCGGTAATTATTCAGCTTTCTAACGGTGGAGCGCAATTTTATGCGGGCAAATCATTAGATAACTCAAAACTGCAGGCTTGCATTTTAGGTGCGGTTTCTGCTGCTAAGCACGTACATTTATTAGCCGAGCACTATGGTGTTGCGGTTATTTTACATACCGACCACGCTGCTAAAAAGCTGCTTCCGTGGATTGATGGTTTATTAGATTACGGTGAGAAACACTTTGCTGAAACCGGCAAACCATTGTTCTCTTCACACATGCTTGACCTTTCTGAAGAGCCAATTGAAGAAAACATCGAGATATCAGCTAAATATCTTGAACGTATGGCTAAAATGGATATGACCGTTGAAATTGAGCTTGGCGTAACCGGCGGCGAAGAAGACGGTGTTGATAACAGCGATGTAGACAGCTCACGTTTATATACTCAGCCAGAAGAGGTTGCTTACGCTTATGACGAACTTTCAAAGGTTAGCCACCGCTTTACCGTTGCTGCTGCTTTTGGTAACGTACATGGCGTTTACAAGCCAGGTAACGTGAAATTACAACCGGTTATCCTGCACAATTCACAAGAGTACCTTAAAAAGAAACATAACCTTACTGCCGAGAAGCCGATCAACTTTGTATTTCACGGTGGTTCTGGTTCAAGCCAGGAAGAGATCCGCGAAGCTATTTCATACGGTGCTATCAAAATGAACATTGATACCGACATGCAATGGGCTTTCTGGGAAGGCATTAAAGATTACTATCAATCAAAAGAAGGTTATCTGCAAACCCAGATCGGTAACCCTGAAGGCGAAGATTCTCCAAACAAAAAATACTATGATCCGCGTGTATGGTTACGTAAAGGCGAAGAAACCTTTGTTAAACGTTTAACCCAGGCATTTGCAGATTTAAACTGTTTAGATGTAAACAGTAAATTGTAA
- the secDF gene encoding protein translocase subunit SecDF, with product MQGKGVIKFFAILLTIVCLYQLSFTLVVHKVQQDAKEYAKGNAEKEKAYLDSMSNQPVYPVLKHTYQYCLERELALGLDLKGGMNVTMQISLGDLIKALSDNNQDPAFKEALSKAEIDSHTSPENYITLFMNEYNKIAPDGKLAPIFATKENQEHIKFNSSNSEVESFLKQQANTAITQSYNILTTRIDKFGVTAPNIQLQEGTNRILVELPGVTEKDRVRKLLQGSAKLEFYETAENQEVFPLLNNINNILVAKNKSAKKDTAKKDTAKTAAVAKADTAKGGSLLSKVQKNAGKDTSALNKTQAAEQNPLFAVLRPMVGQGQNGQLQYAPGPVVGSAEQKDTAKIDGYLRLPEVKSAIPQNIRFLWSVKPEEKTKVFSLYAIKLSGANNGPVLTGGVITDANSDVNQSRGGFEVTMDMNSEGATKWREITAAAAGNPNDPNDNRSIAIVLDDNVISAPRVDNEISGGRSSISGNFTQEETKDLANILKAGRLPAPARIVAEDVVGPSLGQEAINNGLASCLVGLLVVLVFMIAYYNRAGTVAVVAVVVNVFFLMGVLTNLGAVLTLPGIAGIVLILGTCVDANVLIYERVREEMALGKSVRIAIADGYKHALSSILDANISTFITGLILFIFGSGPIQGFATTLMIGIITSLFCSLLISRLIFEWMLEKGWDIKFSNPWSSHTFKNANFGFVKNRFRFYAFSGIFILAGIISMFTRGFSYGVDFRGGRTYVVRFDNAVNVEDVRKNVTETFGEGKAIVKTYINNNNQVSITTDYMIDDNSSAADNKVESTLRKSLAKINPKFSIPSQQKVGPTVANSIKTSAIWTVLFAIAIISIYILIRFRRWQFSLGAAIATAHDALLVLSFFSLFHDYLPFSLDIDQNFIAAILTVIGYSINDTVVVFDRIREFLSHSNKNEDTKVVINRAINSTLSRTIITALTVVFVLVVLFIFGGDVIRGFSFALLIGVCFGTYSSICVATPVIVDFGKKDLK from the coding sequence ATGCAAGGTAAAGGGGTTATTAAGTTTTTCGCAATCCTGCTGACTATTGTTTGCTTGTACCAACTCTCGTTTACGTTGGTGGTCCACAAAGTTCAACAAGACGCTAAAGAATATGCGAAAGGTAACGCAGAAAAAGAGAAAGCATATCTGGACTCGATGTCCAATCAGCCGGTGTACCCGGTTTTAAAACACACCTATCAATATTGCTTGGAGCGTGAGCTTGCTTTAGGTCTCGACCTTAAAGGCGGTATGAACGTTACCATGCAGATCTCATTAGGTGACCTGATCAAAGCATTATCAGACAACAATCAGGATCCTGCCTTTAAAGAGGCGCTTTCAAAAGCAGAGATCGATTCACATACCAGTCCTGAAAACTACATTACGCTTTTCATGAATGAGTATAATAAGATCGCTCCTGATGGCAAGCTTGCCCCTATCTTCGCTACGAAAGAAAATCAGGAACACATTAAATTTAACTCAAGCAACAGCGAGGTTGAATCATTCCTGAAACAACAGGCTAATACAGCAATCACTCAGTCATACAACATCCTTACCACCCGTATCGATAAATTTGGTGTAACTGCGCCAAACATCCAGTTACAGGAAGGTACTAACCGCATTTTGGTTGAACTACCGGGTGTTACTGAAAAAGACCGTGTACGGAAGCTGTTACAAGGTTCGGCTAAATTAGAATTCTACGAAACTGCCGAAAACCAGGAAGTATTCCCTTTACTGAATAACATCAACAACATCTTAGTAGCTAAAAACAAATCAGCTAAAAAAGATACTGCAAAGAAAGACACTGCTAAAACTGCTGCTGTTGCTAAAGCTGATACTGCTAAAGGCGGTTCGCTACTAAGCAAAGTGCAGAAAAATGCAGGTAAAGATACCAGCGCTTTAAACAAAACTCAGGCAGCAGAGCAAAACCCATTATTCGCGGTTCTACGCCCGATGGTTGGCCAGGGTCAAAATGGCCAGCTGCAATATGCACCAGGCCCGGTAGTAGGTTCGGCAGAACAAAAAGATACTGCTAAAATCGATGGTTACCTGCGTTTACCTGAAGTTAAATCAGCTATCCCGCAAAACATCCGTTTCCTTTGGAGCGTAAAGCCTGAAGAAAAAACAAAAGTATTCAGTTTATATGCCATCAAACTTTCAGGCGCTAACAACGGCCCCGTATTAACAGGCGGTGTTATTACTGATGCCAACAGCGACGTTAACCAATCTCGCGGTGGTTTTGAAGTAACAATGGACATGAATTCGGAAGGTGCTACTAAATGGCGCGAAATTACTGCTGCTGCGGCTGGTAACCCTAATGATCCTAACGATAACCGTTCAATCGCTATCGTACTTGACGATAACGTGATCTCTGCCCCTCGTGTAGATAATGAGATCTCTGGCGGCCGTTCTTCTATCTCTGGTAACTTTACCCAGGAAGAGACAAAAGACTTAGCCAACATCTTAAAAGCTGGCCGTTTGCCTGCTCCGGCACGTATCGTTGCCGAAGACGTTGTAGGCCCTTCATTAGGTCAGGAAGCTATTAACAATGGTTTAGCATCATGTTTAGTGGGCTTACTGGTTGTATTAGTGTTCATGATTGCTTACTACAACCGCGCAGGTACTGTTGCTGTTGTTGCGGTAGTTGTAAACGTATTCTTCCTGATGGGTGTACTCACCAACTTGGGTGCAGTATTAACCCTGCCTGGTATTGCCGGTATCGTGTTGATATTAGGTACCTGCGTGGATGCGAATGTATTGATTTACGAACGTGTACGTGAGGAAATGGCTTTAGGTAAATCTGTACGTATTGCCATTGCCGACGGTTACAAACACGCTTTATCATCAATCCTTGATGCTAACATATCTACATTCATTACCGGTTTAATCCTGTTTATCTTCGGTTCAGGCCCTATCCAGGGTTTCGCAACCACGTTGATGATCGGTATTATCACCTCCTTATTCTGTTCGTTACTGATCTCTCGTTTGATCTTCGAATGGATGCTGGAAAAAGGCTGGGATATCAAATTCTCAAACCCATGGAGCTCACATACCTTTAAAAATGCAAACTTCGGTTTCGTTAAAAACCGTTTCAGGTTCTACGCATTCTCAGGTATCTTCATCCTTGCAGGTATCATCTCTATGTTTACCCGCGGCTTTAGCTACGGTGTAGATTTCCGCGGTGGCCGTACTTATGTTGTACGTTTTGATAACGCTGTAAACGTTGAGGACGTTCGTAAGAACGTTACCGAAACTTTTGGCGAAGGTAAAGCGATTGTTAAAACTTACATTAACAACAACAACCAGGTAAGTATTACTACCGACTATATGATCGACGACAACTCGAGCGCTGCTGACAATAAAGTTGAAAGCACCCTGCGTAAGAGTTTGGCTAAAATCAATCCTAAGTTCTCTATTCCAAGTCAGCAAAAGGTTGGCCCTACTGTAGCTAACAGTATCAAAACCTCAGCTATCTGGACAGTATTATTTGCTATCGCGATCATTTCGATCTATATCCTGATCCGTTTCCGCAGATGGCAGTTCAGCTTGGGTGCAGCTATTGCAACCGCTCACGATGCCTTGCTGGTATTATCGTTCTTCTCTTTATTCCATGATTACCTTCCGTTCTCACTGGATATCGACCAGAACTTTATTGCGGCAATACTTACCGTAATTGGTTACTCAATTAACGATACCGTGGTTGTATTTGACCGTATTCGTGAGTTCCTGAGCCACTCAAACAAAAATGAGGATACCAAAGTGGTTATTAACCGCGCTATCAACAGCACATTAAGCCGTACTATTATTACTGCATTAACGGTAGTATTCGTTTTGGTCGTGCTGTTCATCTTCGGTGGCGACGTTATCCGCGGTTTCTCATTCGCGTTATTGATAGGTGTATGTTTCGGTACTTATTCTTCTATCTGCGTAGCTACCCCGGTTATCGTAGACTTTGGCAAAAAAGACCTGAAATAA